The Leishmania panamensis strain MHOM/PA/94/PSC-1 chromosome 32 sequence genome window below encodes:
- a CDS encoding hypothetical protein (TriTrypDB/GeneDB-style sysID: LpmP.32.3260) codes for MIYVPFVVGAGAFSILNACGSIACWYGSRRRVMLLTGAINTCISGAAVVMYPYDAKLSSVYMCAAATSASAQYLLHAMRTPQLLAPSMMNSLYVLWSVGLLVYAFQHARWVYALRYD; via the coding sequence ATGATATACGTCCCCTTCGTAGTCGGCGCGGGCGCGTTCTCTATACTGAATGCCTGCGGCTCGATCGCGTGCTGGTACGGCAGCCGACGTCGAGTGATGCTCTTAACCGGCGCTATTAACACATGCATCAGCGGTGCGGCTGTCGTCATGTATCCGTACGACGCAAAGCTGTCTAGCGTATACatgtgcgcagcagccacgtcTGCGTCCGCGCAATACCTTCTGCACGCGATGCGGACCCCTCAGCTACTTGCGCCGTCCATGATGAACTCTCTGTATGTGCTCTGGTCGGTGGGGCTTCTTGTGTACGCCTTTCAGCACGCCCGTTGGGTGTACGCGTTGCGGTACGACTGA
- a CDS encoding hypothetical protein (TriTrypDB/GeneDB-style sysID: LpmP.32.3270) — translation MPSKASSRHHQPLPPSLSSSLSTSAAADASNSREHFSIASFFDAASAHRSSGGGGYRVGSFSNAAPTPLSDIPRGGHGVSSSGHGSGVAYHPQLHQRPRQQHWPSSASGQLNPSHPNGDGKHYEQQQHSATAGDVSSTLQEVRRRIISDLEASRDGSCESAGKLHAHQQRALRVAFGEEWVSRRRASRTSRTATGDWGTSPTDTRRSKSQHTPNAEDDEDDELMVASVEFSLLCPYSRLPMRYPVRSKECNHLQCCDLDSWIVMLSKCRSMRDPVGPCPVCERRVISSSLEVDLWMKNVIDQMPGGTHMVMLEPDGALRNGDTTRERRKETIMEVVDATQGDYETYFEDVVDGDDDVVVQRHPTATPDASNSTYAAVSSVGSRRPRSISPAAPEARSEVSSTGEEHRAGLPRLVQVKVEKATMLTAEAEAAAETPPSVSASQDDGGVVVVHFVEGRHDGLQALPSQIRLWVLHCTQCGAPRVKVEDGLVQACQQCGHNAKGNWNLVRRFEASSSVSMELVPDGTLVLQGVDLLAPYLYRAGFYRSLFEVMEYASVAERRQQQYQPPADVWASSFPLSRFEIDFLEACCARIAQGEMLDSIESLIVPSLFRIPRRRRPDGSGQKHFTQLYHGSGRYGGLDSATASQAHRTTSLTRAEGSRLTW, via the coding sequence ATGCCGTCGAAAGCAAGCAGCCGACACCACCAACCACTACCGCCATCGCTGTCGTCATCTCTGTCTacgtctgcagcggcggacgCATCAAACTCGCGAGAGCACTTTTCCATCGCGAGTTTCTTTGACGCTGCCAGTGCTCACCgaagcagtggtggtggtggttacCGCGTTGGCTCATTCTCGAAtgcagcgccgacaccgctCTCTGACATCCCGCGTGGGGGCCATGGCGTTTCCTCTAGCGGGCACGGCTCTGGTGTGGCTTACCACCCACAGCTCCACCAACGGCCACGACAACAGCACtggccctcctccgcctcgggGCAGTTGAACCCTTCTCACCCAAACGGTGACGGTAAGCActacgagcagcagcaacacagcGCCACGGCCGGAGACGTCTCTAGCACGCTCCAAGAGGTGCGGAGGCGTATCATCAGCGACCTCGAGGCATCGCGAGATGGGAGTTGCGAGTCGGCAGGGAAGCTGCACGCtcatcagcagcgagcgcTACGTGTGGCCTTTGGGGAGGAGTGGGTATCGCGTCGGCGCGCGTCCCGCACATCTCGCACCGCGACGGGTGACTGGGGCACATCACCAACGGATACACGGCGGTCGAAGTCGCAGCACACGCCTAACGCAGAAGatgacgaagacgacgagcTCATGGTTGCCTCGGTAGAGTTTTCACTGCTGTGCCCCTACTCTCGCCTCCCCATGCGCTATCCCGTGCGCAGTAAGGAGTGTAACCACCTGCAGTGCTGCGACTTAGACTCGTGGATTGTGATGCTGAGCAAATGTCGCTCCATGCGTGACCCGGTCGGGCCGTGCCCGGTGTGCGAGCGCCGCGTcatttcctcctcgctggaGGTGGACCTCTGGATGAAGAATGTCATTGATCAGATGCCAGGCGGCACACACATGGTGATGTTGGAGCCAGACGGTGCCCTCCGCAATGGCGACACGACCCGTGAGAGGCGCAAAGAGACGAtcatggaggtggtggacgcGACGCAAGGAGACTACGAGACCTACTTTGAGGATGTAGtggacggcgacgatgatGTCGTGGTGCAGAGGCACCCTACCGCCACGCCGGACGCTTCCAACAGCACATACGCAGCGGTTTCATCGGTCGGCTCGCGTCGACCTCGCAGTAtatcgcctgcagctccagAAGCGAGATCAGAGGTGTCGAGCACCGGTGAGGAACACCGAGCCGGTCTGCCCCGACTCGTACAGGTCAAGGTAGAGAAGGCTACCATGCTGACTGCTGAGgctgaggcagcagcagagacgccGCCTTCTGTTTCTGCTTCTCAGGATGACGGAGGTGTCGTTGTCGTGCACTTTGTTGAGGGCCGGCACGACGGACTGCAGGCATTGCCTAGTCAAATCCGGCTCTGGGTGCTACACTGCACCCAATGCGGGGCGCCGCGGGTGAAGGTGGAAGATGGCTTGGTGCAGGCCTGTCAGCAGTGCGGGCACAACGCAAAGGGCAACTGGAACCTTGTCCGCCGCTTCGAGGCGTCTTCTAGTGTGTCGATGGAGCTGGTCCCCGACGgcacgctggtgctgcaagGCGTCGACCTCCTTGCGCCTTACCTATATCGCGCTGGCTTCTATCGCAGCCTATTCGAAGTGATGGAGTACGCCTCCGTCGCtgagcgacggcagcagcagtaccaaCCGCCAGCAGATGTGTGGGCCTCATCATTTCCGCTGAGTCGCTTCGAGATCGACTTCCTGGAGGCCTGCTGTGCCCGCATTGCCCAGGGCGAGATGCTCGATTCCATTGAGTCGCTGATTGTGCCGAGCCTGTTTCGCATACCTCGCCGGCGCCGACCAGATGGCAGTGGCCAGAAACACTTCACACAACTGTaccacggcagcggccgATACGGTGGACTGGACTCGGCGACCGCGTCGCAGGCTCACAGAACTACATCGCTCACCCGAGCGGAAGGCTCACGTTTGACGTGGTGA